acaatgcatatatgtatcttttacgAGCTACTGCATGACCTCTCACTTTCACCGGCTGATTTTACGATCTTGAGAAATTAAACGCAATATTAGGTGTTTTAAAAGATGATATGGATATACGGAGAGGATAAGNNNNNNNNNNNNNNNNNNNNNNNNNNNNNNNNNNNNNNNNNNTGTTAAACATCTTAAGCAGACTGGATAAAGAGACAGAGTTGACAAaagctgttatttttttctaatgcacAGTATTGTAAAAATGTGTAAattccaatttttgttttttacctcctCCGACACCCTTAAGAGATGTTGCGCATAGTCCTAGAAATACAGGCAAGTtgaataagcagatagatagacaaataatatGCACAGACAGACGAATACACCGATCTAATCCATACTGTAGATACGCACGCACTTTTCTTAATTTACATAAAACGTATCACAACTTTCGAGACTCTCCTGTCTGTTTTTCTAATGCTAAAGCAGATCGCGTCGGTTTCTGATGCTCGATGTGTTTGGTACACGAAGAAATATTTAAAGGTGATTTCTACATGGTATTTCTTCTCCGTGGTTCTTTGGGAGAAAGAAAATGCTGATGGCTGCTTTCGTTGTCCGCTTCAACAGTTCTTGCCNNNNNNNNNNNNNNNNNNNNNNNNNNNNNNNNNNNNNNNNNNNNNNNNCTTTCACGCTGCGGGAAAAAGTAACACTTAAAAGTTTTCCCCAGAAAGTTTTTCTCCATTTTGTATACGCAAGATGGCCCGCTTTCTGCACCTCTTGTGAGAAGCCACGCAAGCTGGCGGCTAAACAAGTATGGGAAATTTTGAAATGTAATAAAGTTAACAAAATTGGAATGCTGATACATCCTCGCAAGTAATAAGATTANNNNNNNNNNNNNNNNNNNNNNNNNNNNNNNNNNNNNNNNNNNNNNNNNNNNNNNNNNNNNNatctctctctctcacatttctctTGCTAATATTAAGACGATAAACACCATCATCAAGGCTTTAAGTGGTATATGATTAGTCGTTAGGAACTATCATGTTGGTAATAAGTTTTCTCAGTAACTCTTTTAAGTTGGAAAATTCACGAGCTTCATGCTTCCTGATTTTGAAACAGAATATCTGGAAGGATATCGCTTTTCTTATCGCTAATATCACCAAGTGAAAAATATATCCTTCATACATATTAGCTTCTAAAGTTTTATAATGAAGGTACGCTCCGTTTTGTGGCTGATGTACCCGCTTGCTACCTCTTTCTACTGCATCTCTCACTCGTATCAACCGAGAATGTGATTTGAAGGCTAGGCAGTAGGCTCTTATTTAGCATAGGAAAAAATAACTAAACgtgaaaatgtttaaaagataTAGGAAGAAAATGTGAAGTTGATTTTCCCCATTAGAGGACCACAACTAAACGCTTTTTTTCTAGCGTGAAAGATTGGATAAATTCAACTTCATTAGTTGAATTTATCTACATTAAAACCAAATTCATTTGNNNNNNNNNNNNNNNNNNNNNNNNNNNNNNNNNNNNNNNNNNNNNNNNNNNNNNNNNNNNNNNNNNNNNNNNNNNNNNNNNNNCTGAGCACGGTCTACATATCGCGTGACGTACCCAGGGCTTTCCACCCTTCTGTTTTCTGTGATCTcatattttattgcaatatttttatttattttaccgtgTAGGGCATTCTTAGAAAGTATTTGGATTTGATtagatttttcttatttattactattaattttatataacagtATTTGTGTTAGATTTCCAAAATACATATTCGTAGAATATAGAGGTCTTTTGACAccgttgtaatatattatatatataataattaagggtctgttttcagtgattttttttttccacatagtGAACTTTTTCATTAACAATAGGGTTGCCTCTGGCGTGTTTTGCCATTTGATGTTAGTGTGCTTCCGAGATATTGGACGGCAGTGACTTGTTCCGGgtctgtattatattttttgacgTCCTGCATCCCGTACGTCTCCTTTGCCTTTGATCTTAGCATTTCTTTTATCCGCACTGCTTCCCATGCCGTTGGTTGCTGTGGTCCAATGCAGCTTTGTTATGAGGTCTTCGAATTATTTTTCTTGAGCGTTTTAAGGGAACTTACGTAACAATCCgtggtttatctgttttttttttcctggatcaTAGGTTTCGTAAGTATCATCCGTAGTTTTGGGTAATAAAAGCTAAATGTTTTCTGAAACAACGCAGAAGCCTGACAATGcgcgtgtgtgagagaaagagggtggataaacacacaaacatggatGTAAATAAGAAAGGACATCCTAGTGAAAAATTCGCCAAGTGCCCAACCAGGAGCGCTGTATCGACTGCATCTGAAAGTCTAGCGCGCGCCTCCCCTTCAAAGCGTTCCCGTCGGCTTCCAGATGATATCTGTGGCTCTCACGTGCATCGCTGCCGGACTTCCGCGACGGACATCTCCCTCACTATTTATGTAGGGAGATGAGTGAACGATAAGAAAANNNNNNNNNNNNNNNNNNNNNNNNNNNNNNNNNNNNNNNNNNNNNNNNNNNNNNNNNNNNNNNNNNNNNNNNNNNNNNNNNNNNNNNNNNNNNNNNNNNNNNNNNNNNNNNNNNNNNNNNNNNNNNNNNNNNNNNNNNNNNNNNNNNNNNNNNNNNNNNNNNNNNNNNNNNNNNNNNNNNNNNNNNNNNNNNNNNNNNNNNNNNTCAGGCGACTTTTGTGTACTTTACCTGCTGATAACCATTGCAGTTTGTTCACAAATAGCCTATAATGtatataagtttaaaaatttagttCCAATCACAGTATGTGGAATATGCAACTGCCAATAACATTttcaaatttaatacaaaatgcGTCATTTTTGAAGGTATACaagaattaaatgaaaataatttcaaaaggTCACGCTTACCAAAATAACATTTTATTCACTCAGAATATGTCATAATAACTCACGGAAGTGCATGATCATCTGGTCCATATATTGCGATGCAAGAACTGATATATTTCCTCTTAAATTTaagagaaacaaaacagaaacaaaatattttttatgccaCANNNNNNNNNNNNNNNNNNNNNNNNNNNNNNNNNNNNNNNNNNNNNNNNNNNNNNNNNNNNNNNNNNNNNNNNGAAGGATAAAATATCCGAGAAAAATAAATGGCATGCAACCAGAAAATCAGGTTAAAACAACCTCCTGCATGGAAGCATTACCATAATACGGCAAACTGCTGGGTAACGAAAGCCAGATGCGAACTGGAAATAAAACGCGAAAAAAATCAGCTTTATNNNNNNNNNNNNNNNNNNNNNNNNNNNNNNNNNNNNNNNNNNNNNNNNNNNNNNNNNNNNNNNNNNNNNNNNNNNNNNNNNNNNNNNNNNNNNNNNNNNNNNNNNNNNNNNNNNNNNNNNNNNNNNNNNNNNNNNNNNNNNNNNNNNNNNNNNNNNNNNNNNNNNNNNNNNNNNNNNNNNNNNNNNNNNNNNNNNNNNNNNNNNNNNNNNNNNNNNNNNNNNNNNNNNNNNNNNNNNNNNNNNNNNNNNNNNNNNNNNNNNNNNNNNNNNNNNNNNNNNNNNNNNNNNNNNNNNNNNNNNNNNNNNNNNNNNNNNNNNNNNNNNNNNNNNNNNNNNNNNNNNNNNNNNNNNNTTAAAGACATTTGGTAAAGCCGGATTTTCTGCGTTTTATTTCCAAATCACGGCTAGCTTTCGTCACTCATTNNNNNNNNNNNNNNNNNNNNNNNNNNNNNNNNNNNNNNNNNNNNNNNNNNNNNNNNNNNNNNNNNNNNNNNNNNNNNNNNNNNNNNNNNNNNNNNNNNNNNNNNNNNNNNNNNNNNNNNNNNNNNNNNNNNNNNNNNNNNNNNNNNNNNNNNNNNNNNNNNNNNNNNNNNNNNNNNNNNNNNNNNNNNNNNNNNNNNNNNNNNNNNNNNNNNNNNNNNNNNNNNNNNNNNNNNNNNNNNNNNNNNNNNNNNNNNNNNNNNNNNNNNNNNNNNNNNNNNNNNNNNNNNNNNNNNNNNNNNNNNNNNNNNNNNNNNNNNNNNNNNNNNNNNNNNNNNNNNNNNNNNNNNNNNNNNNNNNNNNNNNNNNNNNNNNNNNNNNNNNNNNNNNNNNNNNNNNNNNNNNNNNNNNNNNNNNNNNNNNNNNNNNNNNNNNNNNNNNNNNNNNNNNNNNNNNNNNNNNNNNNNNNNNNNNNNNNNNNNNNNNNNNNNNNNNNNNNNNNNNNNNNNNNNNNNNNNNNNNNNNNNNNNNNNNNNNNNNNNNNNNNNNNNNNNNNNNNNNNNNNNNNNNNNNNNNNNNNNNNNNNNNNNNNNNNNNNNNNNNNNNNNNNNNNNNNNNNNNNNNNNNNNNNNNNNNNNNNNNNNNNNNNNNNNNNNNNNNNNNNNNNNNNNNNNNNNNNNNNNNNNNNNNNNNNNNNNNNNNNNNNNNNNNNNNNNNNNNNNNNNNNNNNNNNNNNNNNNNNNNNNNNNNNNNNNNNNNNNNNNNNNNNNNNNNNNNNNNNNNNNNNNNNNNNNNNNNNNNNNNNNNNNNTTCGAATCACCCAAGCCTCGAGTATCTGGCCTGGGAAGCACCTCGAGTGTACATCTGGTTAAAGAGAACGAAGTCAGTAATACCAAAGGTCAAAGCATATGCCTTATGGAACATAAATATTCCAGTAAGAGACAAGCATTGCTCATCTTGTCACTTTGGGCGTACGATATATATCTTCGCATTTTCAAAGAACCGATACAGAACGTCCCCACTCCCTCCATTTAATACNNNNNNNNNNNNNNNNNNNNNNNNNNNNNNNNNNNNACCTCAGCACAGATTCACAGGAATGTTTACTCTGAAATATCTCTAAATGTTTGACAACCACGATCTAGAGAGGCCGTTCAACAAAGCATTCTTGTTCAGCAATAATGTTTCTCCCATCAACGGAAGATTGCAAATTGACATGTATGTTCACATTTCAAAAGGCCGCCGCGCAgtgtttgtgaataatttgttCGTTCCGAAATGCATATATCCGCCTAGGGTCTAATATGTTGAACGTGAATACTGTAACAGGTCAAAGGACAGTTGAGAACACGACATCGGAGACTGCCGGTGCACGTAGATAATTCAAAACAACTGGGAGAAGACCTGGGAGGGGCATCGAGAGCGAGGAATGCTGTGCTGGGGCTGTGTCCGGGGTTCTGTCTTGCCTGAACGGGTGAATATTTCCTTCGTTGGAGGCGCGTGAAGGGCGGGCACCTGTCCCTCTGATACCTCCTTCGCCTGAAATGCGAGAGGTCCTGAACATCTGCCCTTTGTCCTTTCACTTGTGTGATATGGGAGCTGGATCTAATCACCTGTCTCTCGCTATATTCCTCCTCTGGACACCTGAGCTGTCGCTCCTCCGCCCGAGATGACACCTGTCCCTTCCGGTGGATGTTCAAGAGaattgaaggagagaaaaatgtttGTGATTGATAAGGAAGATATGACATTAATATCTCAATACTGATGNNNNNNNNNNNNNNNNNNNNNNNNNNNNNNNNNNNNNNNNNNNNNCAGCTGTGTTATTGCAAACAACATTAttgccttttttcattattatcgttttcatgaagtaattattaataccatcatcagtATCGTTATCAGAATAGTGCTAGATACCAGTACGATAGTCAGATATGTGGCCTTAGCATTTTTCATCTGCTATATCTATCCTAAAATCGAGAAACGACACAGGAAGGAGatacaggagaaaaaaaactcaagCGGAAAATGGGAAAGTGGCAACCATGCATGATCTATTGCACTGTTTATGGTCCTGCAAACATTAAATTTAAAGCATACACCAACGCTGTAATTTAAAACCGAAATTAATTTCTTTAAACTCTGTTATATTTTGGTAGTAACGGCAACTACCAAGCCACATCTATCTTTACTTAAACATGCACACCTATGTAATGATACAGACTTGTGGACTGCGGCCTCCATACACCTACCGAAACCCACACACCAGAACCCACGCTCACCACCTCCTGTTCAACACACAAAACNNNNNNNNNNNNNNNNNNNNNNNNNNNNNNNNNNNNNNNNNNNNNNNNNNNNNNNNNNNNNNNNNNNNNNNNNNNNNNNNNNNNNNNNNNNNNNNNNNNNNNNNNNNNNNNNNNNNNNNNNNNNNNNNNAAAAGGCTTCTAACTGCAAAGCAAATACATATACCAACCAGTAATTATAAGCATATGCCGTAAAAATGCTCTGAATATCAAAGTCAAATGGTTTCATTTTTAGTCATGTTGGGTTCGCGtgccttatcttattattagagaCGTAAGAGTTGTCAAAAGGAGGGGCATCGCGAAGCAGGAATAGAACAGGGCGTAGCCATGATAGCAAAGTGAAGAACACCGttgaaaatatatgtgtttatcacTAAAACATAATGATTCATAATTTATCCCTATTCTATTCTGCATTTAGTTGCACACTGATCTATAATTCAAACACAGTTTATCCTATANNNNNNNNNNNNNNNNNNNNNNNNNNNNNNNNNNNNNNNNNNNNNNNNNNNNNNNNNNNNNNNNNNNNNNNNNNNNNNNNNNNNNNNNNNNNNNNNNNNNNNNNNNNNNNNNNNNNNNNNNNNNNNNNNNNNNNNNNNNNNNNNNNNNNNNNNNNNNNNNNNNNNNNNNNNNNNNNNNNNNNNNNNNNNNNNNNNNNNNNNNNNNNNNNNNNNNNNNNNNNNNNNNNNNNNNNNNNNNNNNNNNNNNNNNNNNNNNNNNNNNNNNNNNNNNNNNNNNNNNNNNNNNNNNNNNNNNNNNNNNNNNNNNNNNNNNNNNNNNNNNNNNNNNNNNNNNNNNNNNNNNNNNNNNNNNNNNNNNNNNNNNNNNNNNNNNNNNNNNNNNNNNNNNNNNNNNNNNNNNNNNNNNNNNNNNNNNNNNNNNNNNNNNNNNNNNNNNNNNAGGGAGACTTACGGAGTTCACTGGAAGGTTGGGGAAGGTTgcgggagagaaagggaacgTCNNNNNNNNNNNNNNNNNNNNNNNNNNNNNNNNNNNNNNNNNNNNNNNNNNNNNNNNNNNNNNNNNNNNNAATTGTACTGGAAATCTCGCTACGTGTTTAAATAATGAAACAGATTCCTAGCCTGGCTGAAGTGATATTCTTTGCCGATGAAGATCTTCACAATAGTGACCTTGTAACCACTAAAAGAAATTCCCTGGCCATTTGGCTGTGCCCTTGCTGAGTCACTTAGCTAGGTAACGTCACTACCGGTATGGCCCatcaatacacgcacacagaacaGATTTACATGTGTACATACGCGTACACGATCGANNNNNNNNNNNNNNNNNNNNNNNNNNNNNNNNNNNNNNNNNNNNNNNNNNNNNNNNNNNNNNNNNNNNNNNNNNNNNNNNNNNNNNNNNNNNNNNNNNNNNNNNNNNNNNNNNNNNNNNNNNNNNNNNNNNNTTTCCTCATTCTCTTACTTCATCCTAACAATAACTTTTGGGAATTAATGAAGATGCCAATGTATAGGTGTTGAGCCACGACGGTACTTGATATACCCTTTTGATCTTCCAGACTCAAGACCTGAAATGTGTGAAGTCACGGAGTTTAGGCTGAAGAGGAAGGGTGGAGTGGAGGGAAGATGTGCGAGGCTCAAGAGAGGGAGTAACTGGACGGAGAAAACCGGAGAAGTTagggggagaggttgggagaAGTTGGAGAGGcttgggggaatttgggggaggtttaagggaggttgggggagatTTAAGGGTGGTTGGGGGAGGTTTAGGGAAAtttggggtggtggggagagATCGGGTGAGGTTTAAGAGAGTTTGGGGGAAGTTTGGGGAGGTTTAAGGCAGGTTTGGTAAGTTTAAGAGAGTTTGTGGGTGGTTTAAGGGAGTTTAGGGGAGATTTAGGAGAGGTTGGGGCGGttgggagagataggggaggttaagggaaattgggggaggtttaggggagaatgagaaaggttGGGGAAGGAAGAGTTGAAGGGATAGGTctggaatgggagaagggaaaccGAGGATGGAAACAGGAAGGTGCAAAAGGGTaaggtaaaaaaggtaaaaaagggtaAAGTAAAGGGGGAGAAATAGGATTTGGGGGTGGAGATGGAActggagaaaagatagaaaagatgggattgggagaaaatgaagaggagagaaggaataatgaaaaaaaagacNNNNNNNNNNNNNNNNNNNNNNNNNNNNNNNNNNNNNNNNNNNNNNNNNNNNNNNNNNNNNGAAGAGAGGCagaagtgggagtgagagagataaaaggaacgGCAAACCACAACTGCAGAGGGAGCAGAATGAAGAGGCaacaagaaagatggagaagaggagaggtgaggaaaaggaacggaagaatgggggggggggggggaagcgccACCGACCCTAACCCCGCCAGCA
This Penaeus monodon isolate SGIC_2016 chromosome 19, NSTDA_Pmon_1, whole genome shotgun sequence DNA region includes the following protein-coding sequences:
- the LOC119585190 gene encoding uncharacterized protein LOC119585190 isoform X1, with product MKRKERAIKKFRYIDEKFIPVVAAPLLHPTSELVWQDFPPRRTPSYTGSPPSCPQGQVSSRAEERQLRCPEEEYSERQVIRSSSHITQVKGQRADVQDLSHFRRRRYQRDRCPPFTRLQRRKYSPVQARQNPGHSPSTAFLALDAPPRSSPSCFELSTCTGSLRCRVLNCPLTCYSIHVQHIRP
- the LOC119585190 gene encoding uncharacterized protein LOC119585190 isoform X2, whose translation is MKRKERAIKKFRYIDEKFIPVVAAPLLHPTSELVWQDFPPRRTPSYTGSPPSCPQGQVSSRAEERQLRCPEEEYSERQAKEVSEGQVPALHAPPTKEIFTRSGKTEPRTQPQHSIPRSRCPSQVFSQLF